The Triplophysa rosa linkage group LG3, Trosa_1v2, whole genome shotgun sequence genome has a segment encoding these proteins:
- the fezf1 gene encoding fez family zinc finger protein 1, whose product MDSALYHSAGILGAPTASASLTTGGNMIASSKPLAFSIERIMARTPEPKSIPFPNLFHAPAGKADPKQAPAPLHCMIPLMPLACEPSHKLHINGLDANHSDAFSYNANELVSIGLNYKNEQQDVTPTIGQYKLFRPRVVNQSSFHAMGAAVCYLNCGESACPPHAGLVNLHPMASYLLNNPLHARQKGLFSAEKGKGSNAVDRYPPHVSFKELSQTHLHHYMKESAQILSEKLFKNSGKLNSGSPQTKPKVFTCEVCGKVFNAHYNLTRHMPVHTGARPFVCKVCGKGFRQASTLCRHKIIHTQEKPHKCNQCGKAFNRSSTLNTHTRIHAGYKPFICEFCGKGFHQKGNYKNHKLTHSGEKQFKCNICNKAFHQVYNLTFHMHTHNDKKPFTCPTCGKGFCRNFDLKKHIRKLHDISPGSHSPSTPNGTPEGQ is encoded by the exons ATGGACAGCGCGCTTTACCACTCAGCGGGAATATTAGGCGCCCCTACGGCTTCGGCAAGTTTAACGACCGGTGGAAACATGATCGCCAGCTCCAAACCTCTCGCTTTTTCGATCGAAAGGATTATGGCCAGGACGCCCGAGCCAAAGTCGATACCGTTCCCGAACTTGTTTCACGCTCCAGCAGGGAAAGCGGACCCCAAGCAGGCTCCCGCCCCGCTGCACTGCATGATACCGCTCATGCCGCTCGCCTGCGAGCCGTCCCATAAACTTCACATCAATGGATTAGACGCCAATCATTCCGATGCGTTTTCTTACAACGCAAACGAACTCGTGAGCATCGGTTTGAATTACAAAAACGAGCAGCAAGACGTGACCCCGACCATCGGACAATACAAACTCTTTCGCCCACGCGTAGTGAACCAGTCGTCGTTCCACGCGATGGGAGCCGCCGTGTGTTACCTGAACTGCGGGGAAAGCGCGTGTCCGCCTCACGCGGGTCTGGTCAACCTTCACCCCATGGCTTCGTATCTCCTCAACAACCCACTCCACGCGCGCCAGAAGGGCCTCTTTTCCGCGGAGAAGGGTAAGGGGAGCAATGCCGTGGACAGGTATCCTCCTCACGTGTCCTTCAAGGAGCTTTCTCAGACTCATCTGCACCATTACATGAAGGAGAGCGCGCAGATCCTGTCGGAGAAACTGTTCAAGAACTCAGGCAAATTAAACAGCGGCTCTCCTCAAACCAAACCAAAGGTGTTCACCTGTGAAGTTTGCGGCAAG gTGTTCAACGCACACTATAATTTAACGCGTCACATGCCGGTTCACACGGGCGCCAGACCGTTCGTGTGCAAAGTGTGCGGCAAAGGCTTCAGACAAGCGAGCACTCTCTGTCGCCATAAAATCATCCATACTCAG GAAAAACCGCATAAATGCAACCAATGTGGCAAAGCTTTTAACCGAAGTTCAACTCTCAACACCCATACACGAATTCACGCGGGCTACAAACCTTTCATTTGTGAATTTTGCGGCAAAGGATTTCATCAGAAAG GTAACTACAAGAACCACAAACTGACTCACAGCGGAGAAAAACAGTTCAAGTGCAATATCTGCAACAAAGCCTTCCACCAGGTGTACAACCTCACGTttcacatgcacacgcacaacGACAAGAAACCTTTCACCTGTCCGACATGCGGCAAGGGTTTCTGCAGGAACTTTGatcttaaaaaacacattaggAAACTGCACGATATTTCCCCAGGATCCCATTCACCATCAACACCCAATGGAACCCCGGAGGGTCAGTGA